A genomic segment from Dietzia psychralcaliphila encodes:
- a CDS encoding VOC family protein — translation MTENTTPRIGVTGEHTTAGVPHGSTTLTPFLAVEGAGDAVEFYSSVFGARVVDVTEMGGVVVHAELDFGNGRLQLGEPSPQFGLVPAPTGESDCYSIGVYCADVDDVVHRAEQAGATIREPVSEFVSGDRFASIRDPYGVRWSITSRVEDLSESESSRRVAEWAAQQG, via the coding sequence ATGACCGAGAACACCACGCCCCGGATCGGGGTCACCGGAGAGCACACCACCGCGGGCGTCCCCCACGGGTCGACCACGCTGACGCCGTTCCTCGCCGTCGAAGGAGCGGGGGACGCCGTTGAATTCTATTCCTCGGTGTTCGGCGCCCGGGTGGTCGACGTGACGGAGATGGGAGGGGTCGTCGTGCACGCCGAACTCGACTTCGGCAACGGACGGTTGCAACTCGGCGAGCCCAGTCCCCAGTTCGGGCTCGTGCCCGCGCCCACCGGTGAGTCCGACTGCTACTCGATCGGTGTGTACTGCGCGGACGTGGACGATGTGGTCCACCGGGCCGAACAGGCCGGCGCCACGATCCGCGAGCCGGTGAGCGAGTTCGTCTCCGGCGACCGGTTCGCCTCGATCCGGGACCCGTACGGCGTGCGCTGGTCGATCACGTCCCGGGTGGAGGACCTGTCGGAGTCCGAGAGTTCACGTCGGGTCGCCGAGTGGGCGGCGCAGCAGGGATAG
- a CDS encoding helix-turn-helix domain-containing protein, with translation MSDLADRRGVLYPDRLPTFHRENAPSELCDRIRWFWIPRWRLAPGETSRQELLPFPASNLVVEPGGVSLSGPTTGISHRDLSGTGWAVGALLRPAGLASLTTAPQRLRDAETPFVSAELHRAVAEAMSGAGVRAGSEAGPEANEALGGTSGTVGGTSAVDQREAVARRRAIHAFSAWAAEHLAPPDDGGALANAMEDLIASDRSIVRVGQVAAVLGVSTRGVQRLAHCYVGVTPLAMIRRYRLQEAAQRLRDDPSVTIAQIAADLGYSDHAHLSADFRTVLGRSPNSYRRGPGAAAKGSSDG, from the coding sequence ATGTCCGACCTCGCTGATCGACGCGGAGTCCTCTATCCGGACCGGCTGCCCACCTTCCACCGCGAGAACGCCCCGTCCGAACTGTGCGACCGCATCCGGTGGTTCTGGATCCCGCGCTGGCGTCTCGCGCCGGGGGAGACCTCCCGTCAGGAGCTACTGCCCTTTCCCGCGTCCAACCTCGTCGTCGAACCCGGCGGCGTCAGCCTCTCCGGACCGACGACCGGAATCTCCCACCGCGACCTGAGCGGCACCGGTTGGGCCGTCGGTGCCCTGCTCCGCCCCGCCGGACTGGCCTCGCTGACCACCGCACCGCAGCGACTCCGTGACGCCGAGACGCCGTTCGTGTCCGCCGAGCTGCACCGGGCCGTGGCGGAGGCGATGTCGGGGGCAGGGGTGAGGGCCGGGTCAGAGGCTGGGCCGGAGGCGAACGAGGCCCTCGGCGGGACGAGCGGGACCGTCGGCGGGACGAGCGCGGTCGACCAGCGTGAGGCCGTGGCGCGGAGACGGGCGATCCACGCCTTTTCCGCCTGGGCCGCCGAGCACCTCGCTCCCCCGGATGACGGGGGCGCTCTGGCCAACGCGATGGAAGACCTCATCGCCTCGGACAGATCGATCGTCCGGGTGGGCCAGGTCGCCGCCGTCCTCGGCGTGTCGACAAGAGGAGTGCAACGACTCGCGCACTGCTACGTGGGGGTCACGCCGCTGGCGATGATCCGTCGGTACCGCCTCCAGGAGGCCGCGCAGCGACTACGCGACGACCCGTCGGTGACGATCGCCCAGATCGCCGCAGACCTCGGGTATTCCGACCACGCCCACCTCAGCGCCGACTTCCGCACGGTCCTCGGCCGGAGCCCGAACTCCTACCGTCGTGGGCCCGGCGCGGCGGCGAAGGGATCCTCCGACGGGTGA
- a CDS encoding YccF domain-containing protein: MRTLGNVLWFILAGWWLALVYVIAGIIACILIITIPFGIASFRLAAYVVWPFGRRTEFRRDAGVLSLIGNILWILLLGWELAIAHLVAGLLLCLTIVGIPFGIACWKMVPLAFLPLGQRIVPIRHPSEDPFAAAPGPRR, encoded by the coding sequence ATGCGAACTCTGGGGAACGTGCTGTGGTTCATTCTCGCCGGCTGGTGGTTGGCTCTGGTGTACGTGATCGCGGGGATCATCGCCTGCATCCTGATCATCACCATCCCATTCGGTATCGCCTCGTTCCGTCTCGCGGCGTACGTCGTGTGGCCGTTCGGTAGGCGGACCGAGTTCCGCCGGGACGCCGGCGTGCTCTCACTGATCGGCAACATCCTGTGGATCCTCCTGCTCGGATGGGAGCTGGCTATCGCCCACCTGGTCGCAGGATTGCTGTTGTGCCTGACCATCGTGGGTATCCCGTTCGGCATCGCCTGCTGGAAGATGGTCCCGCTGGCCTTTCTCCCGCTCGGCCAGCGGATCGTGCCCATCCGTCACCCGTCGGAGGATCCCTTCGCCGCCGCGCCGGGCCCACGACGGTAG
- a CDS encoding DUF3995 domain-containing protein, with the protein MRVNGTPDCPTPSARAALWVAAILGTVHAAWSAYWALGGRILLDTVGVWAVTVVKERPLMALGGLLAVAVVKFLAAWIPLLAETRRIPGRPVWRGIAWVGGPFLIIYGTVNAAAAAAILAGWVETGSSDRPGLIGHALLWDPLFALWGAALTFALVVTRRT; encoded by the coding sequence ATGAGAGTGAACGGCACTCCGGATTGCCCGACACCCTCGGCTCGGGCGGCTCTGTGGGTGGCGGCGATCCTGGGGACTGTGCATGCTGCGTGGAGTGCCTACTGGGCGCTCGGGGGCCGAATCCTGCTGGACACCGTTGGCGTTTGGGCCGTCACCGTGGTGAAGGAACGGCCCCTCATGGCGCTCGGCGGACTGCTCGCGGTCGCTGTGGTGAAGTTCCTCGCCGCCTGGATTCCATTACTCGCCGAGACGCGCCGGATACCGGGCAGGCCCGTCTGGCGCGGGATCGCATGGGTCGGCGGACCGTTCCTGATCATCTACGGCACGGTCAACGCCGCAGCAGCCGCCGCCATCCTCGCCGGCTGGGTGGAGACCGGGAGTTCTGACCGGCCGGGCCTGATCGGCCATGCCCTCTTGTGGGACCCGCTTTTCGCGTTGTGGGGCGCAGCACTGACATTCGCATTGGTCGTCACCCGCCGAACCTGA